AAATTTCAAAGTTCCTTCCTGAGATTCTAACTGCTTTGAATCGCTTTTACAATCTCGTTCCCAGTAAAGTGAAAGTTTCTGTCTATTGGTGGTCTTGCACTGACCCAAATTTATTAGGAGCGAGGCACAGTAGCAGATGTTCTTGTGGTGATTTTGCACAGCATTTCTTGTTAATTCCTGACAAGTCATAGAAAAGTAAATGTGTTTACCTTTCCCCCTTTTCGATGTTATATGTTATCTTGGCTGCTGCCTGCTGCCTGCTGCTATATTGGATGACATCCAATTATTAACAGGATATTTCGTGTTTTAGTAGTCATTGCAATACTCAATTTAATTGCTAACCATTGTCATGTGCTTATGTCCTCAATTGTTGTTAATATGCCTAATTTTGTTTAACAATTGCAGGATATTTCATATAGCTTGTCAGAAATGGCTTCATTCAAGGCATTTTTGAACAGCCCTGTTGGCCCTAAAACAACTCACTTTTGGGGTCCTGTAGCCAACTGGGGCTTTGTCATTGCTGTATGCCTATCTATTTTACAAAATTTACATTCTGTTATTCGCTCCTAATTAACTCTTTTTGCTGAGTTTCATTGATGGTACTTTGTAGGGACTGGTCGACACACAAAAACCACCGGAGATGATATCAGGCAACATGACCTCAGGTAGAAAATTTGTACTTAAATGGACGTTGAGTTGTTCACTTGAATTGATATAGACCCACCCTCATCCTTCTCTTCCTTCTGGGTATTACAGCAATGTGTGTCTATTCTGCATTATTCATGAGATTTGCATGGATGGTTCAGCCTCGGAATTATCTTCTTCTGGCATGCCATGCCTCGAATGAGTCAGTGCAACTCTATCAACTATCACGTTGGGCAAAAGGTCAAGGGTAAGTGATCAATTGCACTTAAAAGAGTGGAACATTCTGTTACCTTCCCTGAAAACTAATACTTTCTCCGTTTCATTTTATGCGTCTTAGTTTGAATggcacggagtttaagaaagtaaaaaagacttttgaatcttgtggtcttacaCTAAAGATGTGTataatgtaccaaaatgtcctCTAAATTTTTGGTCCATGTAGGATCAATGTTGAAATTGAAAagttactaaatatagaaattgATGGTCTTTCTTGAAAcatactaaaaaggaaagtaagacataaattgaaacaaatggAGTATTAGCTAGGGGAAAATGGGGAGAGAAAGGAAGAAGGAAACAAATATACAGTCAATGGAGGGGAAAAGGGTtgcacggagtttaagaaagtaaaagagacttttgaatcttgtggtctttaAACTAAAGATGTGTataatgtaccaaaatgtcctCTCAATTTTTTGGTCCATGTAGGATCGATGTTGAAATTGAAAAGTTAATATAGAAATTGATAGTCTTTCTTGAAAcatactaaaaaggaaagtaagacaaattGAAACAAATGGAGTATTAGCTAGGGGAAAATGGAGagagaaaagaagaaggaaaCAAACATACAGTCAATGGAGGGAAAAGGGTTGATAAGTATTTAGGTAGCCTCTCTCATCGTCTACGATCCTTATTCTCCAGGAGCCCCAACCCCCATCCCAGAAAGAGTCCCATAGTCCATAGCCATATGAAGCTGGAGTAAGAGGGAGGGGGAAATAACAATTATGGTATCATATTGGATATTATGCCCCAATTACTCCTTCACCACGGATGATGGTACATCACTATTTGATTGGGGTTTAAAGAGGAGGGGCTGGAGACATGAAACCAAATGTGATATGTAGACTGTGGAGGCTGAGAATTATTTCCCTAATTTGGTAAAGATTTAGGAATTAAACGA
The genomic region above belongs to Solanum dulcamara chromosome 5, daSolDulc1.2, whole genome shotgun sequence and contains:
- the LOC129890202 gene encoding mitochondrial pyruvate carrier 1-like, coding for MASFKAFLNSPVGPKTTHFWGPVANWGFVIAGLVDTQKPPEMISGNMTSAMCVYSALFMRFAWMVQPRNYLLLACHASNESVQLYQLSRWAKGQGYLQQNAAKAE